The Lasioglossum baleicum chromosome 18, iyLasBale1, whole genome shotgun sequence genomic sequence CTTCTAAATAGGTATACAAGTTGTGTTATGTTTCATTATTAGACACTGTATTAgacatcttttttttttgtttaaattatttctaCTCACCAATAGTATTATGATACTAAATAGTCAAAGTgttcaaatataaaattataatattgggatgatttcttttttaaaaactgtacctatatatatatgcatattacATAAAGTTATCCTTTTATATAATACCGACCACTTCagttatatttcaaatttatagtGTATTGATTTTACGTACGAAACATATCCtaattttacaatatttaattagaaaaaaatacCCGTACAAATGTAGAATTACATTACTTATCAGTGCATGTGTGTGTGCATATATATAACattcaattaaataattaatgtttaGCTTTTAGCTTGAATAAAAAACATAAGATCATGTTTGATAAATCGAATTATAACTTATAACGTACCAATTTCGACTGCCACATATTTTATGATTTCCCATCAATTTCATAGTTTGCAACAGTTtgcaatatacagggtgctccAAAAAAGGTGTCCTGAGGTAatctgaagtaactttttccttaggTTGCAACTTTGCTAACGAATTACTatcaagaaataataatatagtttcttcaaaattaaagaaatatatGATCAAAGTAACAAATAAAGCGCTGCACCATACAGTGATTCAAATATTGACTAATAAGGAGCAAAACCTAAATCTACACCATCTAGCGACGATTTTAGTGACTTCAACtcctacattttcaattttaacgaaAAAGACGCGCATATTCATGcagttataaatttataaatctgATTATGGGCCAGATCTGTCCTAAAGcttattcaataaatatacatttattaaaaaagaCTTACGTACTATCTGCAATCATTACAAAGCATACAAAacatataaattgaaaacataAATCTTCACAATGTATATATTagaaaagataaaattttttgAGTTTTAGAAATTGGATTTGTAACAGGTTTCATTATAAGTTGTATATTTGTCCACATGTTTGTCTCTTACAGAGTATGCTCATAATACAAATCAATGAGTTTCAAGACAATAATTGGAAATATCCGGGACAACCTTGAGGAGTCTATTAACTTTGGAAAGCATCGTTAACAGGTTCATCATCGTCGTCATCTTCCTCTCCTTCACTTTCGAATGTATTATCCGGTATATCGTACAATCTTATCATCGGCTTATTAGGATCCTTcataataagatattttccgtcCTTTTGCTTCATACAAATGTCAATAATACATCTCAAAATACCCCAAGCATTGTCCATGTTGAGGTTGATTTGTGTTGCAAATTCATTTGGTTTATATTGTTGTGTACCAAGGATAACATGTTTACTAGAGTCTCTAACCATTGCTCTTGACACGTATCCGAACTTCAGTTGATCAGAACCAGCTAATAATGCTTGGACAGTCCATTTTGCTAACTTGCACGCATTATTACGTAATTCGTTTGCCAGAACTGCACCACGCTGAGTGTCTAGTTTTTGTCTCCATTCTACACCATTGGCTAACTTCGAATCCCATTCGTTCAGTGCTTTAATAGTTAAAAATTGAGTTTCATTATTAGGGCCTTGCATAACAGCATCATGTTCACATCTTGAGATGAGAACAATTCCATTATTCAAATCCCATTTCCTGTATCGGTATGCAACACTAGCAACATCACCCTCCTCTTCTTCTGAAATAAACGGATTTCCTTCATCGAATTTATATCGAGGTTCACTAGATTTCAATACTTGTTGCGAAAAGTTATGATTGATAAACGTGGCTTCTAGGGCTAAATTCCTAGGAGAATTTAAGGAATTTCCATCATCCTGAGGAGGCTCAACACTGGTTTCATTTACAGTCAGTAAATCAAACTCAGTGCTGTCACGCTTATCAAAAAATAGTTTATCTCCAATTTTTTCAATTACTATATCCCAAGAGTAATTGCTTCGAGTACAGCACATGATTGTTGCTAAAATTGCATCTGTAGCATAAACGTTTCCCTCTGTCTTTGAGAGTTTGCGAATGACTGGATCGTCAGTAGTTGTAACTGTATGGAAAATTCTATCGATTCTTTGCAATGGTTTCTCGCTTTTAACATTTACTCTGTCATACGTTTTATCATAATACTCGAGCGAGCCACAGCATAAAATGTCCTCACCATCCTTTACGCTAGGTAAAGATAATTTCGCTAAGCGAGGGAAATCCATTTCTTCGATAGTTACCCAGTCTGGTCTTACAGTTACAGATGCGTCACGAATTTTAATCGGGGGTTGATTTTTATGGTTTCGTAATCCTTGCTGTCTACCCCATCGTTTCGTTTGACCTTTGCGTTCTCGTTCACGGAGTTTTAGTTTGCTAAGCTGTTGCATCTGGCTCAAAGCACCCCGCTGTCCACCACGACCACGTAAATTCCTTTGATTGTGTCGGAACCGACCACCGCGTTGATACGGTGGTTTTTGTACACGAGTTGTATCAACCAAATGGAATGTTGTTTCATCTTCATCATGGTAGTATGCATACTGACTACCTGAGCCAAACTGTGATGTATATTTATCTACAAAAACAAAAACGTCTTTCTTAATTCATAGACATATTTTGCACTTGGCTGAATCATTCGCATAAAACATGAATTGTATTTCCAATAATCATTTCAATAAGTACTTTTCATATTATCGCAAGCAACAAAGCTGATTGAAATGTTTATATCAATGATGAGCATGCTATGCAAGGGAAGAAAGAAATCTGTTTCTTTGATATTAAGCTCAGCTTTGAGAGCCAACTGTTGAAGGGGAAAATCGTATAGAAGAGTTGTAAAAATCATGTTAGAATTGTTAGTATTCCATGTTAATTGTTTTTCCGCATTGCAATTATAATTTGCACAACTTcgtacatattttatatgccATTTCTCacttatttttttacttttctaaaATGAAAAGCTATTATTTACTAAGAACGATATATGCAACCAATAATCAAAAGAAAaaagattgacaattttgtggACTGCTTCCTTGATTTTCGTTGATCACTTAAGGAATTAATGAACatgaataataatgagtaatGATAAATATTTTTCGCAACTGAAAAGTTTTGAAATATTCTATGACATGATAAAAAAATGCTGTACTATAGACCGTAGTGGAACTAGAGGTTAAGTAGAAATAAGAAGCGATACATACTGGGAAACTTCTTATCCTGGAAAGCTGGAGTTGTCCAGTCCGATATCTATGACAAATAGTAATACAGTACATGGAGTGAAAGCATTTTTGAAATGATATTCCAAGTGAAAAGAGAAATGTGTATGACAAACCTTGCCCAATCTGTCGCCTTTCGAAAATGGTTGATAAGGTATATCCTTGAATTGATCAGGTAATTCACAAGGACCCCATCCGTTAGGATTATGCTGAATTGCTGGTGCTTGAAAATGAGcaacttcttcttctttctggaCAGGATCTTCCAGAATTACCACGTCGTCCGTCATTCTGTAGTTCTGTAGTTGAAAGACACAAGACACAGTGAGCACAGTGATAAGTCGTACGTCCGCTTGCCGGAAGAACCGGCGACGCCATTGCAAGAAATAAGGTGTGTTCGTACTTCGTACATCACCATACATCACTAATGATCACTAAGCAcgatacatacagggtgtttccttgaagggggtgattcctgaagctatttgaaataactttttcctttacaaaaatcttctccgcggctttgttacggagttattaacgataaacacggaccaatcggagcgcgacCAAGCTTACTGAGcgcggcgttggcattggccaaACCGGCGTCGTCTACGGTAACCAACGGTAACCGcgccctgattggtccgtgttttccgttaatacattttcaaagaaatacaacatttttaggaCACCCCGTATATAGGAGAATATTTTACATCTGAACTTCTCTAATCCAtagcgtacaatttaaaattgcccttttttattacttattccCGCATAAAAACAACACATGAAACATAAAGGTGAAATAaataaccaaataaaaaaccAAAACCACTTGAAATTTtcctaataaatatataatagttaTGTCGCATAAATCGTATATAGGAAGACAATTGATATGCATATAATAACTGAGAGAAAATCATAAAATGCAAATTACTTTCTATATTGATGGTAGAAGTATTAAAAATGATTGAACCAttgtttttaatgattttaaattgttataaatttaaACAAGTCGATATGCGAAGGTCCGTGTGACGCTGCACATTTGCAAACTTGCAGACATATGCGCAGAAAAAAATAAGCAGTAATGAGCAGTAAGCAGCAGTAAGTCAAATGCGCCACTTAAGGTGTACCTAGATGTAGCGAATAAAGTGGTAAAATTGCATGTACACTTACCAACCAGGTAGCGACGTCATCGAATGAGctgttatttataaaatttctaaGATTTCCGTACTTTGAACTTGCTCGTTATCTGTGATTCGTGCCAATTACGGGAATTATATTTTTGAcatataatattttctttttagcgaatttgtgcgatttttattagaaatataCATAGTTTATACACATCCTCGGTATGTATATTTGACGTTAAA encodes the following:
- the Eif3d1 gene encoding eukaryotic translation initiation factor 3 subunit d1: MTDDVVILEDPVQKEEEVAHFQAPAIQHNPNGWGPCELPDQFKDIPYQPFSKGDRLGKISDWTTPAFQDKKFPNKYTSQFGSGSQYAYYHDEDETTFHLVDTTRVQKPPYQRGGRFRHNQRNLRGRGGQRGALSQMQQLSKLKLRERERKGQTKRWGRQQGLRNHKNQPPIKIRDASVTVRPDWVTIEEMDFPRLAKLSLPSVKDGEDILCCGSLEYYDKTYDRVNVKSEKPLQRIDRIFHTVTTTDDPVIRKLSKTEGNVYATDAILATIMCCTRSNYSWDIVIEKIGDKLFFDKRDSTEFDLLTVNETSVEPPQDDGNSLNSPRNLALEATFINHNFSQQVLKSSEPRYKFDEGNPFISEEEEGDVASVAYRYRKWDLNNGIVLISRCEHDAVMQGPNNETQFLTIKALNEWDSKLANGVEWRQKLDTQRGAVLANELRNNACKLAKWTVQALLAGSDQLKFGYVSRAMVRDSSKHVILGTQQYKPNEFATQINLNMDNAWGILRCIIDICMKQKDGKYLIMKDPNKPMIRLYDIPDNTFESEGEEDDDDDEPVNDAFQS